The genomic interval ACGCGGTGTGCGGCGCGGGGTCGGTGATGTCGTCGGCGGGCACGTAGATCGCCTGGAGCGAGGTGATCGAGCGGCCCTTCGTCGAGGTGATGCGCTCCTGGAGCTCGCCCATCTCGTCGGCGAGGGTCGGCTGATACCCGACCGCGCTCGGCATCCGGCCGAGCAAGGTGGAGACCTCCGACCCCGCCTGCGTGAACCGGAAGATGTTGTCGACGAACAGCAGGACGTCCTTGCGCTCGACGTCGCGGAAGTACTCCGCCATCGTGAGCGCGCTCAGCGCCACCCGCAGACGCACGCCCGGGGGTTCATCCATCTGTCCGAAGATCAGCGCCGTCTTGTCGATCACGCCGGACTCGGTCATCTCGAGGAACAGGTCGTTGCCTTCGCGGGTGCGCTCCCCCACCCCGGCGAACACCGACACACCGCCGTGTTGCTCGGCCTGCCGGCGGATCATCTCCTGGATGATGACCGTCTTGCCGACCCCCGCGCCGCCGAACATCCCGATCTTCCCGCCCTGCACGTACGGCTCGAGCAAGTCGATGACCTTGATCCCGGTTTCCAACATCACCGACTTCGGCTCAAGCTCGTCGAACGGCGGCGGCTCGCGGTGGATCGGCCAGTAGTCGCTCGGATGGATCTCGTCCATCGTCGTGTCGAGCGGCTGACCGAGGACGTTGTAGACGTGACCCAGGACACCCTCCCCCACCGGGACGGTGATCGGCTGGCCGAGGTCGAACACCGGCGATCCTCGGACCATCCCGTCCGTGGGCTTCAACGCCACCGTCCGAACGATCGAGTGGCCGAGGTGCTGCGCCACCTCGCAGGTGATCGTCGTCGTCTGATCGCCGATCGTGACGTCGACCGTGAGCGCGTTGTTCAGCTCGGGGAGCTCGTTCGGGGGGAACTCGACGTCCACCACCGGCCCGATCACGCGGACCACACGGCCCTGGGCGGTTGCGTTGCCGTTGTCGCTCATCGGTGTCTCCTCACTCCCCGGATGCTTGCTTGAGGGCCTCGGCCCCGCCGACGATCTCCATGATCTCGGTCGTGATCTCCGCCTGGCGCGCCTGGTTGGCTTCGCGGGTGAGCGACTTGATCAGCTCTTCCGCGTTCTCGGTCGCGGCCTTCATCGCCCTGCGGCGTGCGGCGTTCTCCGACGCCGCGGACTCGAGCATCGCGGCGAAGACCTTCGTGATCACGTAAGCGGGAAGCAGGCGTTCGAGGATCTGCGCCGGCGCAGGCTCGAACTCGTACTCGGCATGCGGCTGCCCGCCTTCGCCGGAGACCTCCTCCGGAGCGATCGGCAGGAATCGGGCGTCGGTCGCCCGCAGCGTGAACATCGACCGGAAATCGGTGTACACGACGTGGAGCTCGTCGATCGTCCGATCGGCGAACGCCTCGATCGTCGCGCGGCCGATCTCCTGGGCCGCCTCGTAGGGCGGAACCTCGCTCACGTCGAGCCAGGTGCGCTCGATCGGCTGTCCCTGGAACCGGAAGTAGGCCTGTCCCTTCTTGCCCACGACGTAGAGGACAGGCCGCAGGCCGCGGCTCTTGATCCCCCGGATCCGGTCCTCGGCGCGTCGGAGCACGTTCGTGTTGTACGAGCCGGCCAGGCCCCGATCGGAGGTCAGCACCAGGACGGCCGCCGCCTTCGGATCCGGACGTTCCTCGAGGAGGGGGTGGGCGACCGAACCGGTCTGGCGAGCGACGTCCTCCATCGCTTGGGTGAGCAGCTCCGCGTACGGGCGCGCCGCCTCGACCCGCTGCTGAGCCTTGGCGATCCGAGAGGTCGCGATCAGCTCCATCGCGCGCGTGATCTTCATCGTCGACTGGAACGAACGGATCCGTCGCTGGACGACACGGAGCTTGGCCCCCACTACGTCGCCGTTCCGTCTTCGTCGTCGGCCGAGGACATCCGATCCCACCCGACGTCGGGCTTGACCTCGTCCGGAGCGGTCCCCGCCGCCAGGGCCGCCTCGGTCGCCGAGGAGTCGTCGCTCGGGGAGAACAGCGCGGTGAACTCGCCGGCCGCCTTCGTGAGCGCCTCGACGACGGCGTCGTCGAACTTCCCCTCCGCGAGGGTGGCGAGCGTCTCTGTGTACCGATTCTCGACGTACGAGGTGAACTCGTCGACGAAGCGCCGGGCGTCCTCGACGGGAAGGTCGTCGAGGTGTCCTTCGGTCGCGGTCCACACGTGGACGATCTGGTGGGCGGGCGTGACCGGGGCGTACTGCGGCTGCTTCAAGATCTCGACCACACGCGCACCGCGGGTCAGCTGTTGCTGCGACGCTCTGTCGAGCTCGGACCCGAGCTGGGCGAACGCTTCGAGCGCTCGGTACTGCGCGAGGTCGATCCGCAGGCGGCCCGCGACCTTCTTCATCGCCTTGGTCTGTGCGTTTCCACCGACGCGCGAGACCGAGATCCCGACGTTGATCGCCGGACGCGTTCCGGCGAAGAACAGGTCCGGCTCGAGGTAGATCTGTCCGTCCGTGATCGAGATGACGTTCGTCGGGATGTACGCGGAGACGTCGTTCCCCTTCGTCTCGATGATCGGCAGTGCCGTCATCGATCCGCCACCGAGGTCCTCGGATAGCTTGGCCGCCCGCTCCAGCAGACGAGAGTGCAGGTAGAACACGTCGCCCGGGTAGGCCTCGCGGCCTGGAGGACGACGGAGCAGCAGCGACAAGGTGCGATACGCGGTCGCCTGTTTGGACAGGTCGTCGTAGACGATCAGGGCCGCGTCGCCCTCGTACATCCAGTGGGCCCCGATCGCCGCGCCCGCGTACGGCGCGATGTACTGGAACGGAGCTGGGTCAGAAGCCGACGCGTTCACGATGGTCGTGTACTCGAGCGCGCCGTTCTCACGCAGCGCCTCGACGACCTCCGCGACCGTTGAGGCCTTCTGCCCGACGGCCACGTAGATGCACTTGACCTGGCGGTCCGTGCCCCACAGCTCGCGCTGGGCGATGATCGCATCAATCGCGATCGCGGTCTTCCCCGTCTGCCGGTCACCGATCAGCAGCTGCCGTTGCCCACGACCGATCGGGGTCATCGC from Actinomycetota bacterium carries:
- the atpD gene encoding F0F1 ATP synthase subunit beta, translating into MSDNGNATAQGRVVRVIGPVVDVEFPPNELPELNNALTVDVTIGDQTTTITCEVAQHLGHSIVRTVALKPTDGMVRGSPVFDLGQPITVPVGEGVLGHVYNVLGQPLDTTMDEIHPSDYWPIHREPPPFDELEPKSVMLETGIKVIDLLEPYVQGGKIGMFGGAGVGKTVIIQEMIRRQAEQHGGVSVFAGVGERTREGNDLFLEMTESGVIDKTALIFGQMDEPPGVRLRVALSALTMAEYFRDVERKDVLLFVDNIFRFTQAGSEVSTLLGRMPSAVGYQPTLADEMGELQERITSTKGRSITSLQAIYVPADDITDPAPHTAFAHLDATTVLSREISALGIYPAVDPLDSTSRILDARYVGDEHYTVARRVQEILQRNKDLQDIIAILGVDELSEEDKVIVGRARRIQRFLSQPFFVAEQFTGIPGKYVPLDETISSFKALCDGEYDHLPEQAFLLVGGIEEAEAAAKELAKVGAE
- a CDS encoding F0F1 ATP synthase subunit gamma, with the translated sequence MGAKLRVVQRRIRSFQSTMKITRAMELIATSRIAKAQQRVEAARPYAELLTQAMEDVARQTGSVAHPLLEERPDPKAAAVLVLTSDRGLAGSYNTNVLRRAEDRIRGIKSRGLRPVLYVVGKKGQAYFRFQGQPIERTWLDVSEVPPYEAAQEIGRATIEAFADRTIDELHVVYTDFRSMFTLRATDARFLPIAPEEVSGEGGQPHAEYEFEPAPAQILERLLPAYVITKVFAAMLESAASENAARRRAMKAATENAEELIKSLTREANQARQAEITTEIMEIVGGAEALKQASGE